Proteins encoded by one window of Salvia splendens isolate huo1 chromosome 5, SspV2, whole genome shotgun sequence:
- the LOC121802709 gene encoding ubiquinol-cytochrome-c reductase complex assembly factor 1-like isoform X2 — protein sequence MLPRWGRVLSRINSINSFQKNSEFVKRESSPFLFRDYAKVAAAVEPDAKSDISKPEVNLNNLFWSKPRSLALAADSPYRIDEPQYVGIRRFILKLMLFYSKQSQFIRRANAIYTRVQYQVDRPAIYDVFCLEQTFKTTFSLLVLHMWLCLRRLKKEGKDGVELGQYLSEIYNHDLELRVSKAGVNLLLSKWMKELERIFYGNIVAYDAAIGKHDELQNVIWRNVYSDDGKSKPTEGALLSVQLKFNN from the exons ATGTTGCCGAGGTGGGGAAGAGTTTTGAGCCGTATAAACAGTATTAATAGTTTCCAGAAAAACAGTGAATTTGTGAAGAGAGAATCATCACCTTTTCTATTTCGGGATTATGCAAAGGTTGCTGCAGCTGTTGAGCCAGATGCTAAGAGCGACATCAGTAAGCCCGAG GTGAATCTTAACAACTTGTTTTGGTCGAAGCCACGTTCATTGGCATTGGCAGCTGACTCACCATATAGAATTGATGAACCCCAGTACGTGGGTATTAGACGATTTATACTGAAGTTGATGCTGTTCTACAGCAAGCAGAGTCAGTTCATCCGTCGGGCTAATGCTATTTACACTCGTGTACAATATCAAGTTGATAGGCCTGCTATATACGATG TGTTTTGCTTGGAGCAGACTTTCAAAACAACCTTTTCCTTGCTTGTACTCCATATGTGGCTTTGTCTACGTCGTTTAAAGAAGGAGGGGAAGGACGGTGTTGAGTTGGGTCAATACTTATCTGAGATTTACAATCATGATCTTGAACTGAGGGTCTCCAAGGCTGGG GTAAATTTACTGTTATCCAAATGGATGAAAGAATTGGAGCGAATATTTTACGGAAATATTGTTGCGTACGATGCTGCAATTGGAAAACATGATGAGCTGCAAAATGTTATCTGGAG GAATGTGTATTCAGATGATGGTAAATCAAAACCGACCGAAGGTGCCTTACTTTCTGTCCAG TTGAAGTTCAATAATTAG
- the LOC121802709 gene encoding ubiquinol-cytochrome-c reductase complex assembly factor 1-like isoform X1 yields MLPRWGRVLSRINSINSFQKNSEFVKRESSPFLFRDYAKVAAAVEPDAKSDISKPEVNLNNLFWSKPRSLALAADSPYRIDEPQYVGIRRFILKLMLFYSKQSQFIRRANAIYTRVQYQVDRPAIYDVFCLEQTFKTTFSLLVLHMWLCLRRLKKEGKDGVELGQYLSEIYNHDLELRVSKAGVNLLLSKWMKELERIFYGNIVAYDAAIGKHDELQNVIWRNVYSDDGKSKPTEGALLSVQAFTRYVRHEASALSLTDKEAVLTGNFKFTSLEDGGREGVMIE; encoded by the exons ATGTTGCCGAGGTGGGGAAGAGTTTTGAGCCGTATAAACAGTATTAATAGTTTCCAGAAAAACAGTGAATTTGTGAAGAGAGAATCATCACCTTTTCTATTTCGGGATTATGCAAAGGTTGCTGCAGCTGTTGAGCCAGATGCTAAGAGCGACATCAGTAAGCCCGAG GTGAATCTTAACAACTTGTTTTGGTCGAAGCCACGTTCATTGGCATTGGCAGCTGACTCACCATATAGAATTGATGAACCCCAGTACGTGGGTATTAGACGATTTATACTGAAGTTGATGCTGTTCTACAGCAAGCAGAGTCAGTTCATCCGTCGGGCTAATGCTATTTACACTCGTGTACAATATCAAGTTGATAGGCCTGCTATATACGATG TGTTTTGCTTGGAGCAGACTTTCAAAACAACCTTTTCCTTGCTTGTACTCCATATGTGGCTTTGTCTACGTCGTTTAAAGAAGGAGGGGAAGGACGGTGTTGAGTTGGGTCAATACTTATCTGAGATTTACAATCATGATCTTGAACTGAGGGTCTCCAAGGCTGGG GTAAATTTACTGTTATCCAAATGGATGAAAGAATTGGAGCGAATATTTTACGGAAATATTGTTGCGTACGATGCTGCAATTGGAAAACATGATGAGCTGCAAAATGTTATCTGGAG GAATGTGTATTCAGATGATGGTAAATCAAAACCGACCGAAGGTGCCTTACTTTCTGTCCAG GCATTCACAAGATATGTTCGTCATGAAGCAAGTGCTCTCTCATTAACAG ACAAAGAAGCCGTACTTACAGGcaacttcaaattcacatcgTTGGAGGatggagggagggagggagtgaTGATAGAGTGA